From a single Rhizobium lusitanum genomic region:
- the groL gene encoding chaperonin GroEL (60 kDa chaperone family; promotes refolding of misfolded polypeptides especially under stressful conditions; forms two stacked rings of heptamers to form a barrel-shaped 14mer; ends can be capped by GroES; misfolded proteins enter the barrel where they are refolded when GroES binds), whose protein sequence is MAAKEVKFGRNAREKLLRGVDILADAVKVTLGPKGRNVVIDKSFGAPRITKDGVTVAKEIELEDKFENMGAQMVREVASKTNDIAGDGTTTATVLAQAIVREGAKAVAAGMNPMDLKRGIDLAVAEVVKDLQAKAKKINTSEEVAQVGTISANGEKQIGLDIAEAMQKVGNEGVITVEEAKTAETELEVVEGMQFDRGYLSPYFVTNPEKMIADLEDAYILLHEKKLSNLQAMLPVLEAVVQTGKPLLIIAEDVEGEALATLVVNKLRGGLKIAAVKAPGFGDRRKAMLEDIAILTGGTVISEDLGIKLESVTLDMLGRTKKVSISKENTTIVDGAGQKSDIEGRVAQIKAQIEETTSDYDREKLQERLAKLAGGVAVIRVGGSTEIEVKEKKDRIDDALNATRAAVQEGIVPGGGIALLRSSTKITVKGENQDQEAGINIVRRALQALVRQIAENAGDEASIVVGKVLDKNEDNYGYNAQTGVYGDMIAMGIVDPVKVVRTALQNAASVASLLITTEAMIAEVPKKDAPGGMPGGMGGMGGMDMM, encoded by the coding sequence ATGGCAGCTAAAGAAGTAAAATTCGGCCGCAACGCCCGCGAAAAGTTGCTTCGTGGCGTCGATATCCTCGCCGACGCAGTCAAGGTAACGCTCGGCCCGAAGGGTCGTAACGTTGTTATCGACAAGTCCTTCGGCGCTCCGCGCATCACCAAGGACGGCGTCACGGTCGCCAAGGAAATCGAACTTGAAGACAAGTTCGAAAACATGGGCGCCCAGATGGTCCGCGAAGTTGCTTCGAAGACCAACGACATCGCCGGCGACGGCACGACGACTGCAACCGTTCTCGCCCAGGCCATCGTTCGCGAAGGCGCCAAGGCAGTTGCAGCCGGCATGAACCCGATGGACCTGAAGCGCGGCATCGATCTCGCTGTTGCTGAAGTCGTCAAGGATCTCCAGGCCAAGGCCAAGAAGATCAACACTTCGGAAGAAGTCGCACAGGTCGGCACGATCTCCGCAAACGGCGAAAAGCAGATCGGTCTCGATATTGCTGAAGCCATGCAGAAGGTCGGCAATGAAGGCGTCATCACGGTTGAAGAAGCCAAGACCGCCGAAACCGAACTCGAAGTCGTCGAAGGCATGCAGTTCGACCGCGGCTACCTCAGCCCCTACTTCGTGACCAACCCGGAAAAGATGATCGCCGATCTCGAAGACGCGTACATCCTTCTGCACGAGAAGAAGCTCTCGAACCTGCAGGCAATGCTTCCGGTTCTCGAAGCTGTCGTTCAGACCGGCAAGCCGCTCCTCATCATCGCTGAAGACGTCGAAGGCGAAGCTCTTGCTACGCTCGTCGTCAACAAGCTGCGCGGCGGCCTGAAGATTGCTGCCGTCAAGGCTCCGGGCTTCGGCGATCGCCGTAAGGCCATGCTGGAAGACATCGCTATCCTCACGGGCGGTACTGTCATCTCCGAAGACCTCGGCATCAAGCTCGAGTCGGTTACGCTCGACATGCTCGGCCGTACCAAGAAGGTTTCGATCTCCAAGGAAAACACCACGATCGTCGACGGCGCCGGACAGAAGTCCGACATCGAAGGCCGTGTTGCCCAGATCAAGGCCCAGATCGAAGAAACCACCTCTGACTACGACCGCGAGAAGCTGCAGGAACGTCTTGCCAAGCTCGCTGGCGGCGTTGCCGTTATCCGCGTTGGCGGTTCGACGGAAATCGAAGTCAAGGAAAAGAAGGACCGTATCGACGACGCTCTGAACGCGACGCGCGCTGCTGTCCAGGAAGGCATCGTACCAGGCGGTGGTATCGCTCTGCTGCGTTCCTCCACGAAGATCACCGTCAAGGGTGAGAATCAGGATCAGGAAGCCGGCATCAACATCGTTCGTCGTGCGCTGCAGGCGCTGGTTCGCCAGATCGCTGAAAACGCTGGTGACGAAGCTTCGATCGTTGTCGGCAAGGTTCTCGACAAGAACGAAGACAACTACGGCTACAACGCTCAGACGGGCGTCTACGGCGACATGATCGCCATGGGCATCGTCGACCCGGTCAAGGTTGTCCGCACGGCTCTGCAGAACGCAGCTTCGGTTGCTTCGCTGCTGATCACCACCGAAGCCATGATCGCCGAAGTGCCGAAGAAGGACGCTCCTGGCGGCATGCCTGGCGGCATGGGCGGCATGGGTGGAATGGACATGATGTGA
- the groES gene encoding co-chaperone GroES: MASTNFRPLHDRVVVRRVESEAKTKGGIIIPDTAKEKPQEGEIVAVGSGVRDDSGKIVPLDVKAGDRILFGKWSGTEVKLDGEDLLIMKEADIMGIIG; the protein is encoded by the coding sequence ATGGCAAGCACCAATTTCCGCCCCCTTCATGACCGCGTCGTCGTACGTCGCGTCGAGTCCGAAGCAAAGACCAAGGGTGGTATCATCATTCCCGATACCGCCAAGGAAAAGCCGCAGGAAGGCGAAATCGTCGCCGTAGGCTCCGGCGTTCGTGATGACTCCGGCAAGATCGTCCCCCTGGACGTCAAGGCCGGCGACCGCATCCTGTTCGGCAAGTGGTCGGGCACCGAAGTCAAGCTTGACGGCGAAGACCTTCTCATCATGAAGGAAGCCGACATCATGGGCATCATCGGCTAA
- the chrA gene encoding chromate efflux transporter has translation MTGVIGVSTPGEIAPKPVFSEAVRVWARIGCLSFGGPAGQIALMHRVLVDEKRWVDEERFLHALSYCMLLPGPEAQQLATYIGWLLHGWRGGLIAGLLFILPGFVVILGLSAFYALFHDTGLLATVFFGIKAGVLAIVLQALIRLSSRALKTRFHVGVAIASFLLLFVFDLPFPLVVLLAGLAGYGRVLRRAYRDDQWRPRLPRLALAGTGKSVLRSVRVRKTLLTLLCWLAIWQAPLLLIHGLDGPKDIIAETLSGETNVFGAIFSFFSRMAVVTFGGAYAVLAYVAQTAVQHYAWLRPGEMLDGLALAETTPGPLVLVLCFVGFMAGFRNPFGFDPLTAGFLGAGLAAWATFVPSFLFIFAGAPYIERLRGHAGLSAALAAITAAIVGVMTNLSLWFGLHVLFADVGRLVLWSRRIDVQGSDYVNVPIAGIAWPTWATLDISALLLFTLAVVLVFRHRAGVATVLGVSALAGCLLRLAH, from the coding sequence TTGACTGGCGTGATCGGAGTGTCCACGCCGGGCGAGATAGCGCCTAAACCGGTCTTTTCTGAGGCTGTCCGCGTCTGGGCGCGCATCGGTTGCCTGAGCTTCGGCGGCCCTGCCGGGCAGATCGCATTGATGCATCGCGTTCTGGTCGACGAGAAGCGCTGGGTCGATGAGGAGCGCTTCCTGCATGCGCTGAGCTACTGCATGTTGCTGCCTGGACCGGAGGCGCAGCAGCTCGCCACCTATATCGGCTGGCTGCTGCATGGCTGGCGCGGTGGCCTGATTGCGGGACTGCTGTTCATCCTGCCGGGCTTTGTCGTCATCCTGGGGCTTTCGGCCTTCTATGCGCTGTTTCATGACACCGGACTGCTGGCGACCGTCTTCTTCGGCATCAAGGCCGGCGTGCTGGCAATCGTGCTGCAGGCGCTGATCCGGCTGAGCAGCCGGGCGCTGAAGACGCGGTTTCATGTCGGCGTCGCGATCGCCAGCTTCCTGCTGCTCTTTGTCTTCGATCTGCCGTTTCCGCTGGTGGTGCTTCTGGCCGGACTTGCGGGCTATGGTCGGGTACTCCGCCGCGCCTACCGTGATGATCAATGGCGTCCGCGACTGCCTCGGCTCGCGCTTGCGGGCACCGGCAAAAGCGTTCTGCGAAGTGTCCGCGTGCGAAAAACCCTTCTCACGCTTCTATGCTGGCTGGCGATCTGGCAGGCGCCGCTGTTGCTGATCCACGGCCTCGATGGTCCGAAGGATATCATCGCCGAAACCCTGAGCGGCGAAACCAATGTCTTCGGTGCCATCTTCTCTTTCTTTTCCCGCATGGCGGTCGTCACCTTCGGCGGCGCCTATGCGGTGCTGGCCTATGTGGCGCAGACGGCGGTGCAGCATTATGCCTGGCTACGGCCGGGCGAGATGCTGGATGGGCTGGCGCTGGCGGAGACGACGCCGGGGCCGCTGGTGCTGGTTCTCTGTTTCGTCGGGTTCATGGCCGGCTTCCGCAATCCGTTCGGCTTCGATCCGCTGACGGCGGGCTTTCTCGGCGCCGGCCTCGCAGCCTGGGCGACCTTCGTGCCGAGCTTCCTCTTCATCTTTGCCGGCGCGCCCTATATCGAGCGGCTGCGCGGTCATGCTGGTCTGTCGGCCGCTCTTGCGGCGATCACCGCGGCGATTGTCGGGGTCATGACCAATCTGTCGCTCTGGTTCGGCCTGCATGTGCTTTTTGCCGATGTCGGCAGGCTGGTGCTTTGGAGTCGCCGCATCGACGTCCAGGGTAGCGACTACGTCAATGTCCCGATCGCCGGCATCGCCTGGCCGACATGGGCGACGCTCGACATCTCGGCGCTGCTGCTTTTCACGCTCGCCGTCGTGCTGGTCTTCCGGCATCGGGCGGGCGTGGCAACCGTGCTCGGCGTGTCCGCCCTGGCCGGCTGTCTGCTCCGTCTTGCCCATTGA